In one Nocardia tengchongensis genomic region, the following are encoded:
- a CDS encoding YafY family protein — translation MTSPTTRLLRLLTLLQEGTRTGRDLAERMDVTDRTLRQDIARLRDLGYPVHATRGPVGGYRLGQGATMPPLLLDDDEAVAVAVAMNVAADGSTGITDIQANLERAQSKLDRILPKRLQRKVTALRAVTDIGPAVTGSREPDAPVPAETLATLATAIRAATTLRADGAEVEPYRLISWQRRWYLVAYSLESHTWRALPVASITEISPGTRHFAPRPLPDTDLVAFVLREIASTGWQVHARVTVLAPAETVIARINPTVGVVEPVDDASCLLLTGADRLETIAIYLSMLMMDFRVDSPPELVTHIRTLARRYAAATEP, via the coding sequence GTGACCTCACCCACAACCCGTTTGCTCCGCCTGCTGACGCTCCTCCAGGAAGGCACCCGCACCGGCCGTGACCTGGCCGAACGCATGGATGTCACCGACCGCACCCTGCGTCAGGACATCGCCCGGCTCCGCGATCTCGGCTATCCCGTGCACGCCACGCGGGGTCCGGTCGGCGGCTACCGCCTCGGTCAGGGCGCCACCATGCCCCCGCTGCTGCTCGACGATGACGAGGCCGTCGCGGTGGCGGTGGCCATGAACGTGGCCGCCGACGGCAGCACCGGCATCACCGATATCCAGGCCAATCTCGAACGCGCCCAATCGAAACTCGACCGCATCCTCCCGAAACGCCTGCAACGCAAGGTGACCGCCCTGCGCGCGGTCACCGATATCGGCCCGGCCGTCACCGGCTCCCGGGAACCGGACGCGCCCGTGCCCGCCGAAACCCTCGCCACCCTGGCCACCGCCATTCGCGCCGCCACCACCCTGCGCGCCGACGGCGCCGAAGTGGAGCCGTACCGACTGATCAGCTGGCAACGCCGCTGGTATCTGGTCGCCTACTCGCTCGAATCGCACACCTGGCGCGCTCTACCGGTGGCGTCGATCACCGAAATCTCGCCCGGCACTCGCCATTTCGCGCCACGGCCGCTGCCCGACACCGATCTGGTCGCCTTCGTGCTGCGCGAAATAGCTTCCACCGGTTGGCAAGTTCATGCCCGCGTCACCGTGCTGGCCCCCGCCGAAACGGTCATCGCCCGAATCAATCCCACGGTCGGGGTGGTGGAGCCGGTCGACGACGCCTCCTGCCTGCTGCTGACCGGCGCGGACCGGCTCGAAACCATCGCCATCTACCTGAGCATGCTGATGATGGACTTCCGGGTGGACAGCCCACCCGAACTCGTCACCCATATCCGCACGCTCGCCCGCCGGTACGCGGCCGCGACCGAGCCGTGA